One genomic window of Quercus lobata isolate SW786 chromosome 9, ValleyOak3.0 Primary Assembly, whole genome shotgun sequence includes the following:
- the LOC115961196 gene encoding disease resistance protein RPM1-like, whose product MDFEDALLDCIPEDVGSLFHLRYLSLRNTKVKILPKSIGKLQNLETLDLKQSIVFDIPIEVNNLRKLGYFVAFNLDFEKENSLTLGKGVKIQKGVGCLKNLQKLYYVELNHGGVDLTKELGKLRQLRKLGVKNLSKETMTALCASIENMNRLQSLDVTLISEDEIVDLKFISSPPQFLQNLHIKGRLEKLPEWISELQHLVKLKILWSRLNDDPLKVLQNLQNLRELMISHQAYNGEHLHFKPEGFPKLKWLWIRHLNALHTLLIDEGTLPVLEFFSIGYCPQLKEVPSGIQHLKNLKELGFWGMPKEFEESLDPEQGLHYWIVEHVPVIILFWKLCTGYYGHDKHNLRSKHLVGSRGQRQTFNQNEFRC is encoded by the coding sequence ATGGATTTTGAAGATGCTTTGTTGGATTGCATTCCTGAAGATGTTGGAAGTTTATTTCATTTAAGGTATTTAAGTTTAAGAAATACCAAAGTTAAAATTCTTCCAAAATCCATAGGAAAGTTGCAAAATCTGGAGACTCTAGATCTAAAGCAGTCCATAGTTTTTGATATACCAATTGAGGTCAACAACCTTCGTAAGCTAGGATATTTTGTAGCTTTCaatcttgattttgaaaaagaaaacagtttGACTTTGGGAAAAGGGGTAAAGATACAAAAGGGAGTTGGGTGTTTAAAGAACTTGCAAAAGTTGTATTATGTGGAGTTGAATCATGGAGGGGTTGATCTTACTAAAGAGTTGGGAAAGTTAAGACAATTGAGGAAGCTAGGCGTGAAAAACCTGTCAAAGGAAACCATGACGGCTTTGTGTGCCTCTATTGAAAATATGAACCGCCTTCAATCTCTTGATGTAACCTTAATTAGCGAAGATGAGATAGTTGatttaaaattcatttcatCCCCACCACAATTTCTTCAAAACCTGCATATAAAGGGGCGATTAGAGAAGTTACCAGAATGGATTTCAGAACTTCAACATCTGGTCAAACTAAAGATTTTATGGTCTAGGTTAAATGATGACCCATTGAAAGTCCTTCAAAATCTACAAAACTTACGGGAGCTCATGATCTCACACCAAGCATACAACGGAGAACATTTGCATTTTAAGCCTGAAGGGTTTCCAAAACTCAAGTGGCTATGGATTAGACACTTAAATGCATTGCATACGCTATTGATAGATGAAGGAACATTGCctgttcttgaatttttttccattggGTATTGTCCGCAACTTAAAGAGGTTCCTTCCGGAATCCAACATCTGAAAAACCTcaaagaattgggattttggGGGATGCCCAAAGAATTTGAAGAAAGTTTGGATCCTGAGCAAGGGCTACATTACTGGATTGTTGAGCATGTACCAGTCATTATTCTCTTCTGGAAGCTTTGTACAGGATATTATGGCCATGACAAACACAATCTTCGTTCCAAGCATTTGGTGGGGTCAAGAGGGCAAAGGCAAACATTCAACCAGAATGAGTTTAGATGCTAA
- the LOC115960276 gene encoding putative disease resistance RPP13-like protein 1, which produces MELPMLEIDTMDEQSLGIKHALLDNNKGGRIMITTRNREVASFCKKSSHVHVFELQPLTPDEAWELFCKRVFQFEFGGHCPPILEKLSQDIVEK; this is translated from the exons ATGGAGCTTCCTATGCTGGAAATTGACACAATGGACGAACAATCATTG GGTATAAAACATGCTTTGCTTGATAATAATAAGGGTGGTAGAATTATGATCACAACACGTAATAGGGAGGTGGctagtttttgtaaaaaatctTCACATGTTCATGTTTTTGAATTGCAACCACTAACTCCTGATGAGGCATGGGAGCTATTCTGCAAAAGGGTGTTCCAATTTGAATTTGGAGGACATTGTCCCCCAATATTGGAGAAATTGTCTCAGGACATTGTTGAGAAGTGA